One Bombilactobacillus folatiphilus genomic window, CATGTAAACAGCCTTTCTTCACTAAACGACCAATCAACGTTTTGATTGTGGATGCTTGCCAACCGGTCTGATCAAGATTACTAATAATCTCTTTGGCACTAACTGAACCTAAAGTCCAAACTACACGCATGACTTCCCATTCAGACTGCGAAATTCCCTCCAATTATTTTCCCCCTCAATTACTAAGTTTACAAGTGTAGTCTATACTTTTAAATTTCAGAAAGCAAATTTAAAGATTAATTCTTCCACACAAAAAAACACCGTTTAATTAGGACATAACTAATTAAACAGTGTCTAAAGTAAAATCTTAAAAAAAGAAATTATTTGCGGTTTTTAGCAACAAAATCATTAACTAATTTTGCATTATCAGCATTACTTAACGAAACATTTAACGCTTGATGAACTAAGTCAGGTAAATCATTCGTATCTAAATGCTTCATCAACGAGCGCACTCGTAAGATAGAAGTTGCACTCATGGAATATTCATCCAATCCCATACCTAATAATAATGGTACCATGACAGAATCACCAGCAGCTTCGCCACACATACCAACCCATTTACCTTCTTGATGTGCAGAATCAATCACATGCTTAATCAAACGTAAAATAGATGGATTATATGGTTGATAGAGGTAAGAAACATGCTCATTGCCACGATCAGCGGCCATTGTGTATTGAATCAAATCATTTGTTCCAATACTGAAGAAATCAACTTCTTTAGCAAATTGATCTGCCAAAACAGCAGCAGCCGGAATTTCAATCATGATACCAACTTCCAAGTTAGCATCAAATTGAATATTTTCAGCTGTCAGCTTATCCATCTCTTCTTGCAAAATGCCCTTAGCTTGACGGAATTCTTGAACAGTCGCAATCATTGGGAACATAATTCGCAATTTACCAAACGCGGAAGCCCGTAATAAAGCGCGCAACTGTGTTCGAAAGATATCTTGTCGATCTAAACTAATCCGAATAGCCCGATAACCTAAGAACGGATTCATCTCTTCAGGCAGTGGCAAATATGGTAAATGCTTATCGCCACCAATATCCATGGTTCGAACTACCACAGGCTTACCGTTCATACCTTCTAAAACTTCTTTGTAGGCTGCAAATTGATCTTCTTCAGATGGTAACTCAGCAGAATCCATATACAAAAATTCTGTCCGATACAAGCCGATCGCTTCGGCACCGTTAGCTTTAACGCCCACCAAGTCTTTAGGAGTTCCAATATTAGCAGCAATTTCAAAATGCTTACCATCAGCCGTAACTGTCGCAGCATCTTTCAATTTAGCCCATTCAGCTTTTTCTTGAGCATATTGTTGCGCCAATTGTTGATAATGATTAACTTCTGTTTCAGTAGGATTAATCACCGCATCCCCATGGACACCATCAACGATTAATTGATCGCCAGCTTTGACATCAGTGGTAATCGTGTCAGAACCAACAATCGCGGGAATTTCCAAAGACCGCGCCATAATTGCAGAATGGGCGGTCCGACCACCGATATCAGTAATAAAAGCTTTAACATACTTCTTATTTAACTGTGCAGTATCACTTGGCGTCAAATCATGAGCTACAATAATCACTTCATGATCAATCAAAGCTGGATTAGGCAATTCAACACCCAAAAGATGACTCATGACACGCTTCGAAACGTCGCGAACATCCGCTGCACGTTCTTGCATATACTTGTTATCAGTCATAGCTTCAAACATTGCAATAAACTGTTGAGAAACATTATCTAAAGCTTGTTCGGCATTAATTTTGTCATTTTTAATCTGCTGTTCAACAGCACCCGTGAATTCAGGATCCGCCAAAATCAACTTATGTGCGTCAAAAACTTGTGCTTCTTCTTCGCCCAAAGATTGTTTAGCAATATCACGAATTGTCGTTAATTCAGTGTCCGATTTTTCAATCGCTGTTGTGAGACGTTGAACTTCACTTTCAGGATCCGTGACCGCTTTCTTTTGATAGGACAAATCCGGTTGAACTAACAGATAGGCTGGGGCATTCGCAAAGCCATCACTAGCTGCAATTCCCTTCACTGTTTTAACCATTATTCTGACAAACCTTCTTTAGCCATCGTTTCACCAATTGCCTTCAAGGCTTCTGCAGCATCATCGCCATCAGCAGTAATTGTCACATCTGCACCTTGACCAACGCCTAAGGACATAACACCCATAATGGACTTCAAATTAACAGTCTTACCAGAATATTCTAAATTAACATCTGAACTAAATTTACTTGCAGTTTGTACTAACATCGTTGCTGGACGTGCATGAATACCAGTTTCTGCAATAACATGAAAGTCTTTCTTTTCCATAATAAAAACCTCTCTTTACCAACTGAATTTTCATATTTAATGAAAAGGGTTAACTTAACATCAGAACTACATTACCATTATTCAAAAAGCAAGGCAAGTTTTTTCAGTATTAGCACACTAAAAAAGAACTTATGCCTAATTGTTTTCGTTTTCAGAAAAGCGGTATGTGATCTGACCATTTCGATGGGCCGTTCCCACAATTTGATGATGTTGAGGACAAGCCAACCAAGCCTGATTAAACTCAAAAAACTGGTCTTGCTCAATATCAATTTGTTTAATTTTGCCCGCGATTAAACCTACTATTTCTTGTTGAAAATCCATCTTCTGCCTCACAATGCAAATTACTTTAATTACTAATTAAATCTCTATATACTGTGTTTTACATGCAAAGTCAAGCTTTTTTAAAAGAAAATTCAATTTTTTCTTTTTTAGCACTTGCATGTATCGAGTGCTAATTGTATAATTCATTTGTACTAAAAATTAGTACTCAATAACCAAACACAGCATCCAAAATGATCACTATTATTTTGGATAAAAATGAACGGTTTGGAAGTTGAAACAAACCCTTAAAGAAAGGTGGAATGTAGTTCATGCTTTGCCAAAATTGTCATAAAAATGAAGCAACTATCCATCTCTATACTAGTGTTAACGGTCAGCAAGCCGAGGTTAATTTATGCCAAAGTTGCTATCGAAAGTTGCGTGAACAACAAGCGATGGGAGGAAGTTCAAAGATGAATAACGATCCATTTGGTTTTGGCGATCTGAGTTCCTTGTTTGGCGGCATTGATCCTCAACAAGAAATGCGGCGTCAGCAACAAATGTCAACGCAAGGTCAGCGCGGTGGCGGTGGTAATAATTCTGGAAATGGAATCTTGAGTCAATTTGGTGTCGATCTGACTGCTCAAGCTGAAGCTGGTAAAATTGATCCTGTCGTTGGACGCGATAAAGAAATTGACCGTGTGATTGAAATTTTAAATCGGCGGACCAAAAATAATCCGGTTCTAATCGGTGAAGCTGGTGTCGGTAAAACAGCAGTTGTGGAAGGTTTAGCTCAACGAATTGTTGATGGTGAAGTTCCTGAAAAATTACAGAGTAAACGCGTCATTCGCTTAGATGTTGTTTCGCTGGTGCAAGGTACTGGTGTCCGCGGACAGTTTGAACAGCGAATGCAAGAATTAATTAACGAGTTACAAAATAACAAGAATATTATCTTATTTATTGATGAAATTCACGAAATTGTTGGTGCTGGTAATGCCGAAGGCGGTATGGACGCTGGTAATGTCTTAAAACCTGCTTTAGCACGTGGCGAATTGCAATTAGTCGGAGCAACGACTTTTAACGAATATCGTCAAATTGAAAAAGATTCTGCATTGGCACGGCGACTACAACCAGTTCAAGTTAGCGAACCGTCAGTCGACCAAACCGTTGAAATTTTAAAGGGTATCGAACCTAAATACGAAGCTTATCATCATGTAAAATATACACCTGAAGCCATTCAAGCTGCAGCGGTCCTATCCGATCGCTATATTCAAGACCGTTTCCTACCGGATAAGGCCATTGACTTGTTAGACGAATCTGGCTCTCGTAAAAATCTTACGCTCAGTCCTGTCGATCCTGCGGAAATTGAGAAGAAAATTAAAGAAGCCGAAGCTAATAAGCAAACTGCTCTCAAACAAGAGGATTATGAAAAAGCCGCTTTTTATCGCGATCAAACCAAAAAACTTGAGGAAGTTCGTGATAATAAAACTGACACTGAACAAGAGCCCCAAGTTACCGAAGATGATATTGAAAGTATTGTCGAAGAAAAAACCAATATTCCCGTTGGCGACTTAAAAGCACAAGAACAAGAGCAATTGCGCAATTTAACACCTGAATTAGAGGCTCACGTAATTGGTCAAGATAAAGCCGTGGGTCAAGTCAGCCGAGCAATTCGACGGAACCGCGTTGGTTTTAACAAGACTGGACGCCCAATTGGTTCTTTCCTCTTTGTCGGCCCAACTGGTGTTGGTAAAACAGAATTAGCTAAACAATTAGCTAAACAATTATTTGGCAGTGAAGATAGCATGATTCGCTTCGATATGTCTGAATATATGGAAAAACACAGTGTGTCGAAGTTAATTGGCTCACCTCCAGGGTATGTTGGCTATGAAGAAGCTGGACAATTAACTGAACAAGTTCGGCGGCATCCATACAGTTTGATTTTGTTGGACGAAATTGAAAAAGCCCATCCTGATGTAATGCATATGTTCTTACAAATCTTGGATGATGGCCGTTTAACGGACTCACAAGGTCGCACGGTTAGTTTTAAAGATACTATTATCATCATGACTTCCAATGCTGGACAAGGTGATAGTGAAGCTAATGTGGGCTTTGGCGCTGAGATGTCCGGTAATACGAATTCTGTTTTAGATAAACTTGGCAATTACTTCAAACCCGAATTTTTGAACCGATTTGACGGCATTATTGAATTCGATCCATTATCTAAGGAAAGTTTGTTAAAAATTGTGAACTTGATGATTCAAGATACGAATCGTATGATTGCCGATCAAGGTTTGGACGTTGAAGTCACCCAACCGGCCAAAGAAAAAATTGTTGATTTGGGTTATGATCCAGCTTTAGGAGCACGACCATTACGTCGGGTTATTCAGGATCAAATTGAAGACCGTGTGGCAGATCATTATCTTGATCATCCTCAAGAAAAACACCTGAAGGCAGTTTTGGATAACGACAATATTAAAGTCGAAGCAAATTCCAGCGACACAGCTACTGAATCAAAAAAACAAACTAAAGATACCAAAGCAACCAAAAAAGATACGAATCAAGCATCAAATGACGACAAAGACAAGAAATAAATATTATCGTCTAAACACAAAAAAGAGTGATTTGAATCACTCTTTTTTAGTACATAGAAATGAAGCTATCATCTGACCGAACCACCAAACACGGTTGAACTTGAATCTGCTTAGCATAAGGATTATGTCGTAAGCGTCGGCCTTTTTGTCTGATAGACGTATCTTTCAATTTAAATTGATAATTCAATGGCAACGTCATCTGCGCTAAACGAAACTTGCTGTCTTTCATTTGAATTTTACTTGTGCCCAACAGTTTCACTTGTTTCAATCGACAAACTGAATCAGACAATCGACCGTGCAATTGTAATTGACTATTGTTGAACTGGAGATGTGAATCATCGACATTCAACTTAGCTTTCTTCAAATTAGAATTTTGCATGTGCAACTGACTATCACTTAAATGAAAATCACTGTCAGCTTGGAGAACCTGTAACTGCTGCAAATTAATGCGTGAATTATCAGCTCGTAATACTAAGCGTTGCGTCTGAAGATCTGTTAAGGATAATTGACCATCTTGCAAATTTCCCTGAACACTTTGTAAAACCTGATCACGCGGCACTGTAATTTGAATCTGCGGGCTCTTTAACCCCACAGATACATAATAAAAATAACGTCCCTGATCTTGAACCACTAATTCTTGCTTGTTGTTCACATATGTTTTGATCAAATGATTCTTCTGTCCATTAATAACCTTCACCTGATACTTAGAACCCGACTTAATCTGAACATTATCAGCATTATCTTGCAAATCAACCCGGATTTTCTTAAATGGCGCTACTTTATATTGTTGGACTTCCCGATGATTATCCAAAACATAAACTTTGGAACTGTGCATATCTCCAGCTAGTGGTTGAAAACCGTCATGAAAATAACCGACAGCTACCAAAATCAATCCTATCAACAGTAACAACCAACTAAAACGATAATATTTTTTCATTAGTAATCTCCTTGCTGTTGAGACTTTTGACGAAAGTAACGCTTCTTCAAAAATTTACGTCCTAAATATCGAGCAAATGTGACACACTGTGTCGTCAAAAACCGAGCAAATTTAATAATCAGTGGCATACAAAGTAACGAAATCGCCATCATTATTGCAGCTATACCTAAATAAAAACACGCTACCGCCCAATTCGTGGTCAACAACGGAATCGTAAATCTGAAAATAATGAACAGACTACTTAAGAATAGAGATAAAACAACGGCGACAAATGAAGCGCCAATCGCCAAGAAAACTACTAGAATCGCCAATAACAAAGCAGCGACAACCAAAATGGTTGGAATTCCAATTGGAGCAGCTAACATTCCTAAGAAAATCCACCAAACAATTCGTAAATTCCGCCGCGAAGTGCCCCCTTTAAGAAGTTTTTCTTTCGGATTTTGAGGTTCAACCACTGCCGGCAACAACGCCGTCGAACTCAACGAATAATCGGCCAAAATTTTGTGCGCTAATTGCTTGGGTGTCCCTAATTCGTCTTCCAACAAATCTTTTTGGTCGAAGCCTGCGTCTAAGATGAATTCTTGATAAAATCCAACGACTTCTTGCCGCTCATCAGTTGGTAAAGCCGCTAATTCTTTTGTTAGTTGTGCCAAATAATCTTTAATGATCGACTTCATTCTCATTGACCTCCATCACTTGATTGATTCCATCACTGAATTTTTGCCATTCCGCCTTAATTTCCCAAAATAAGGCCTGACCTGTATCTGTTAAACGGTAATATCGGCGATTACGGCCTAAATAAGGTTGATCATATGTATCCAAATAACCACCCTTTTTCAAACGGCGCAAAACCGGATAAATCGTCGACTCTGAAATATCCAACACTGCTTGCACCTGTTGTGTCAGCGCATAGCCATATAAATCTTCAGTTTTTAAAAACGAAAGGACCGTACCATCCAGTAATCGCGCTGGAACTTGAATTGCCATGAGCGTACCCCTTTCCATACTATATTTCGTATAGTATTATATGACAAAAAAACACTACTGACAAGTAATGTCCATAGTGTTCCTTTTTTATAATTTAGCTGTTAACTGTACATCCGGATACTTATTTTCAAACCATTGTTCCGCAAATCGATTTTCGAATAAAAATAATGGTTGCTCCGCTAAATCTTTCACCAAAATATTGCGACTAGATGACATTGCCGGATCTAATTGCTCGGGCTTAATCCAACGTGCAATCCGCTCCCCCATCGGTTTCATCACAACTTCCGTATTATATTCATTTTGCATCCGAAACTTAAAGACTTCAAACTGCAATTGTCCCACAGCTCCCAAAACATAATCACCCGTTTGATAATTACGATATAACTGCACAGCGCCTTCTTGCACTAATTGCTGCATACCTTTGTGAAATGACTTTTGCTTCATCACATTTTTCGGAATTACTTCCATGAATAGTTCAGGCGTAAATTGCGGTAAGACGGGATATTGCACCTCCCGCTTGCCAGCATAAATCGTATCCCCAATTTGAAAGTTACCAGTGTCATATAACCCAACAATATCACCTGCCACGGCGTTTTTAACCTGTTCACGCTGATCAGACATAAACTCCGTCGCGTTGTTTAACCGCAGCTCTTTCTGGGTTCGCTGTAATTTTACTTCCATGCCCTTTTCAAACTCGCCGGAACCAATTCGCACAAAAGCAATTCGATCACGATGTTTAGGATTCATGTTAGCTTGAATTTTAAAGATAAATCCTGAAAATTCTGCGTCATCCGCCGCAATGTTTGTTTCATCAACTAACTGATGCGAACTAGGCGCTGGCGCCAACTCCAAAAATTGATCCAAAAAAGTCTGCACCCCAAAATTCGTTAATGCTGACCCAAAGAAGACTGGTGTCTGTTCACCTTGCAAGATTTTTTGTCGATCAAAAGTGTTGCCAGCTTCCTTCAACAAACCAACTTCATCCAAAGTTTGTTGATACAAACTATCTTGTAACAAGGGATGGTCATCGATTAACTGACCGTCATCATTTAAGGGAAGAAAACGATGTTGTTCATCATCTGGATGGTACAACTCTATCCGCCGATTTTGCAGATCATATAACCCTTGCAAATTCTTGCCACTGCCCATCGGCCAATTCATCGCAACACCTTCGATATCCAGTAAATCTTCTAATTCACCGATCAAATCTAATGGTTCGCGGCCATCACGATCCAACTTATTCATAAAAGTAAAAATCGGGATGCCCCGTTGCTTAACAACTTTGAATAACTTTTTCGTCTGTGCTTCAATACCCTTAGCCGAATCAATCACCATCACCGCCGCATCTACAGCCATCAAAGTCCGATACGTGTCTTCGGAAAAATCCTCATGTCCCGGCGTATCCAAAATGTTGACATGCTTATCTTGATAATCAAATTCCATCACGGAACTGGTCACGGAAATTCCCCGCTTCTTTTCGATTTCCATCCAATCAGAGGTTGCATAATTGCCAGTTTTTTTCCCTTTAACGGTTCCAGCCGAACGAATGACGCCACCAAAAAGCAACATTTGTTCGGTAATCGTGGTTTTTCCAGCATCTGGGTGAGAAATAATCGCAAACGTCCGCCGTTTTTGCACTGCATCTTGCAACTGTTCTTGTTTCATGTTCATTCTCCGTTCACTACTTCAAAGTTAAGTTAACTAAATAACTTAGACAAATCTGCCAACTTACGGTACGATTACCCTATGAAAGGTCAAATTATGTCTAATAAAAAAATTACAATCATCTATACTTTCTTATTTATTATCCCATATCTTTTATGTCTAGCTTTAATCGGGACAGGCTATGATGCGCTGGTGAATCATTATAACAGTTGGTGGCGCTTGATTATTTGTGCTGTCATCGGTGCTGTGTTAATGATAGCGGTCAAATCAATTGCCCATCGACCGATTAAAATTATTACGCAACAGACCACCAATCGTTATCTTAAAAAAGTAATTAACTTTTTCAATATTGATTATAGCATGACTAACTTTTATCTAAATTTCGTGATTGATTTTGTAATGACAATTGTCTCCACCAAGATTATCCACAGGCTCTTTGAATTGTACCAAATCCAAGGTTCGTTAATGGGCTGGATTATTGCGCTATTGGTTTTGTCACTTGTCCTCGCTTCAAATATTGAATACAACAGTCTAAGTATTGATCCACAACAAAAATAATTTTTGTAGAAAAAGAGCAAGTTAGATAACCTGCTCTTTTTTCTTTGCTAAAATTTTATGATCGGTGTAATAATTCCTGATAACGTTGATACCAAATATCAATATAGCCTTGTGAAAAAGGACCTTTTTTGTGGTCAATCCAGTCAATTAACGTTTCTGTACTATCTTTCAGAATTTGATCAATATCATCAGAATACCGCCACAAACGCTTATGTGCTGCATATTCATCCACATCCAACAAGCGTTTTTCACCATCAGGAAAAACTTTGACATCTAAATCATAATCAATATATTTCAGCGCTTCTTTATCTAACACAAAAGGAGTAGCCAAATTACAGTAATATGATGGTCCATTATCACGCAACATGGTCACAATATTAAACCAATAATGCTTATGAAAATAAACTAACGCTGGTTCACGAGTATACCAATGCCGGCGATCACTTTCAGTCACTAAAGTGTGATCATTACAGCCAATGATGGAATTTTCACTCGTTTTCAACACCATGGTATCGCGCCATGTTCGATGTAAATGTCCATCATGTTTATAACTCTGAATGGCTATGTAATCTCCTTCACGAGGAACTTGCATAGTTGACCCAGCTTTCTAATTACTATTTCTTTTAAATTATAGCAAAAGCTCAATCCAATAACACGCTTATTTGAGATTTTCTAATGCAGCACTAATTTGCGACGACTGAAAACCACGGCGCATCAAAGCTGCATACAACTTGCGGCGCCCTTGATCTTTAGTTCGATAACGCGGCCACAACTTATCAATCGCTTGATCTAATAATTGTTGCTCCGCTTGCTCATCAGATGTTAAATCTAATTGCGCTAACACTTTAGAATTTACTTCACTAGCAAATCCGGCCGTCATTAAGCGTTGTTGTACTTTTTGATAACGTTTATGCTGTGGTTGACGCTGATTTTGGCGCCAACACTTTTGAGCTAGCTTAGTTGCATTTTGAATCTGTTGCTCGACAGAATAGAGTGGTAAAGCTTGCTCAATCACATCGGGCATCAATTTTTTTTGTTGCAATTTATAGCGGATTTTTTGCGGACCATCTAGCGTTGTTTTCACCGCAGTGCGCACAAAACTCGCCGCATATTGACGATCATCCAGATATTGTTGCTGAACTAACAGTGAAACCACTTGTTGGCTGACAGCAGGCGAAATATCGTGTTGTCTCAAATATTGTTTCATTTCGCCCTGTGTTCGCAATTGATAACTCAAATAATTCAAGGCTTGTTGATAAGCACGATCAAAAACTTCCTGATCTTTCAATTCAGCTAATTGTTGCGCCGTCAATTCTTGTCCCTTGGCTAACTGCAGATTCACCAGCATTGTCTCACTGACCGCTAAAGCAAATTGTCCATCAATGAAAATATTGTAACGTCCCGGACGTTTTTGCGTTGTAATTTGCGTGATTTTCAAGTTCTTAAGTCTCCTTTTGCGTGTGCTATACTGGAAGTCAAAGTTTGACAATAATTATTGAGGAGTCGACTACTTTTGTCAAAAGACACTTTGCCAATTAAAATTGGTCAAAAATTACAGCTCGAAATTAAAAAAATGGGAATTAACGGTGAAGGCATTGGTTATTACCATCAGAAATTAGTCTTTGTGCCGCAAGTTTTACCGGGTGAACAAGTGCAATGTGAAATTACGGCAATTCAGCCTCATTTTTTGCGTGGAAAATGTTTGACAAGAACCCACGACAGTTCCTTACGCAACCACCAAGTGCCCACTTTATACGGAAAAGTTGGCGGCTTAGAATTAGCCCATTTAAAATATCCGGCACAACTCAACTTCAAGCGCCTCATGGTTAAGCAGGCTTTGCAACATTTTCAACCACAAGGTTTTCGCCACTATCAAGTTTTGCCGACCATTGGCATGGATGAGCCGTGGCATTATCGCAATAAAGCGCAATTTCAATTGCAAGAACAAGCTGGCCAAGTGGTGTGTGGACTCTATCAAAATCACAGCCATCAAGTCGTCGATTCATTGACCATGCCGACACAAAGCTGCTTAACGTTAAGTATCTTACAACGCTTAGTGCCAATAATTCAACAACTGCAATTGCCGATTTTTGATGAAGAACATAATTCGGGCATTTTCAAAACGTTGGTCGTGCGCGAGTCAACTTTCACAAAGACATCACAACTCACCGTCATCACTAACTCCCGCAAGTTTCCCAAATTACGGCAATTCTTGGCTTTATTGAACGCACAAATTCCCGAAGTCGATGCACTCTTTCAGAATTATAATCCCGCCCCAAGCCACGATGTCTGGGGAGCAGAAACTAAATTGCTGTGGGGCAAAGAATATCTCGTCGAACAAATCAATAATCAACAATTCGCGCTATCACCACGAGCTTTCTTGCAACTTAATCCCATTCAAACGCAAAAATTATATCAACTTGTGCAAAAAACCATTGATCCACAACCTGATGATATTTTGGTCGACGCATATGCAGGCGTAGGCACGATTGGGATTAGTTTAGCACCAAAAGTTGCCCAAGTTCTCGGCAGTGAAACCATACCAGAGGCGGTGCATGACGCCAATCTTAATGCACAACAAAATCACTTAGCTAACGCCCATTACACGGTTGGCGCGACGGAAGAATTATATCCTAAATGGCTCGCTCAAGGCTTGCGCCCCACCAGTCTCGTTGTCGACCCGCCCCGCGTTGGCTTAGCCAATTCACTAGTTGAATTATTAGTAAAATCAGGACCAGCCAAAGTCGTTTACGTTTCCTGTAATCCCTCCACTTTGGCGCGCGATTTGCGGCAATTAGCCCCAGTCTATCAAGTTCAATCCATTCAACCAATTGACATGTTTCCACAGACACCACATGTGGAAAGTATGACGGTGTTGGAGCGGAAAAAGGAAAGGAGTTGAGTACTGACCTTGAACAAAAAACGGAATTTAAAACTTTAACTGAACAATGCGAGATTATAATTGATCAAAAAAAATTAAAATTATCAAGCGTTGAAAATAAAGAGAAATCAATCAATTAAAAAAAGAACTTCTTCAAAAAATTATTTTGATTTAATAAATGGTTTGGAAGATATCATAACAATTAACGGAAAAGAAAATAAGTATTATGGCAATTACTATGTTGATGATTTACTCACCGTATATAAGCTAAACAAAGATTTACGGACAATGATTTTATCTGTAATTGGAGAATTCGAGATAAGATTAAAATCGTAAATCGCGTATCGTTTTTCTGAAGAGCATCCACATTGCGAAGATTATCATAACCCATCGAATTATAAGAGAATAAGCGTTGATGATAGAGACGAAATATTTTATGCAAGATATGGGTATTCTAGGAATTTGAAGAAAAAACATCCTACGATAAATGAAGGAAAAAAATTTCCATTTTTTATTACTAAAAAACGACAGCGGCGTCCCTACATGAATGCGTATGATGAAAACACACCACTGTGGATTGCAATTAAAGTATTAAACTTTGGACAACTTCATTTGATGTTTTCCATGTTAACTGGTGATATTGCAAAGAACATTTTAAACGATTTCAATCTGGAATCAATTGATAGGAATATGTTTGAATCTATCCTTCATGTCATAAATTGGCTAAGAAATGAATGTGCTCATTTCGAAATGATTAATAAAAGTAGATATAGCGGTAAATACCCATTAGACAAATCATTAATCAAAAAATTAAATTTAATAACCAATCGATCTCATAAAAATTTAAATGTATTTCAAGCATGTGTATATTAGACTTAGTACAACCCTTCAACAAAGATGTAGACAAATTATTAACGGGATCACAACTGTCTAAGACATTAAAATTATCATACTTACGTGAAATAGGTTTTTGGAAAGGTTGTAACTGGGAGTTTAATATTGACTTTGGATCAGAAAAATAATAGCATGTAGACATAAAAGGTGCCGATGATGGCGTTATGTCGCTTAACAGTGCATAATATAGAAAAAACGTTTTGATTCCTTTAATAAGGTGGATAAACGTTTTTTTAAT contains:
- the ptsP gene encoding phosphoenolpyruvate--protein phosphotransferase; this translates as MVKTVKGIAASDGFANAPAYLLVQPDLSYQKKAVTDPESEVQRLTTAIEKSDTELTTIRDIAKQSLGEEEAQVFDAHKLILADPEFTGAVEQQIKNDKINAEQALDNVSQQFIAMFEAMTDNKYMQERAADVRDVSKRVMSHLLGVELPNPALIDHEVIIVAHDLTPSDTAQLNKKYVKAFITDIGGRTAHSAIMARSLEIPAIVGSDTITTDVKAGDQLIVDGVHGDAVINPTETEVNHYQQLAQQYAQEKAEWAKLKDAATVTADGKHFEIAANIGTPKDLVGVKANGAEAIGLYRTEFLYMDSAELPSEEDQFAAYKEVLEGMNGKPVVVRTMDIGGDKHLPYLPLPEEMNPFLGYRAIRISLDRQDIFRTQLRALLRASAFGKLRIMFPMIATVQEFRQAKGILQEEMDKLTAENIQFDANLEVGIMIEIPAAAVLADQFAKEVDFFSIGTNDLIQYTMAADRGNEHVSYLYQPYNPSILRLIKHVIDSAHQEGKWVGMCGEAAGDSVMVPLLLGMGLDEYSMSATSILRVRSLMKHLDTNDLPDLVHQALNVSLSNADNAKLVNDFVAKNRK
- a CDS encoding phosphocarrier protein HPr produces the protein MEKKDFHVIAETGIHARPATMLVQTASKFSSDVNLEYSGKTVNLKSIMGVMSLGVGQGADVTITADGDDAAEALKAIGETMAKEGLSE
- a CDS encoding ATP-dependent Clp protease ATP-binding subunit, with the protein product MLCQNCHKNEATIHLYTSVNGQQAEVNLCQSCYRKLREQQAMGGSSKMNNDPFGFGDLSSLFGGIDPQQEMRRQQQMSTQGQRGGGGNNSGNGILSQFGVDLTAQAEAGKIDPVVGRDKEIDRVIEILNRRTKNNPVLIGEAGVGKTAVVEGLAQRIVDGEVPEKLQSKRVIRLDVVSLVQGTGVRGQFEQRMQELINELQNNKNIILFIDEIHEIVGAGNAEGGMDAGNVLKPALARGELQLVGATTFNEYRQIEKDSALARRLQPVQVSEPSVDQTVEILKGIEPKYEAYHHVKYTPEAIQAAAVLSDRYIQDRFLPDKAIDLLDESGSRKNLTLSPVDPAEIEKKIKEAEANKQTALKQEDYEKAAFYRDQTKKLEEVRDNKTDTEQEPQVTEDDIESIVEEKTNIPVGDLKAQEQEQLRNLTPELEAHVIGQDKAVGQVSRAIRRNRVGFNKTGRPIGSFLFVGPTGVGKTELAKQLAKQLFGSEDSMIRFDMSEYMEKHSVSKLIGSPPGYVGYEEAGQLTEQVRRHPYSLILLDEIEKAHPDVMHMFLQILDDGRLTDSQGRTVSFKDTIIIMTSNAGQGDSEANVGFGAEMSGNTNSVLDKLGNYFKPEFLNRFDGIIEFDPLSKESLLKIVNLMIQDTNRMIADQGLDVEVTQPAKEKIVDLGYDPALGARPLRRVIQDQIEDRVADHYLDHPQEKHLKAVLDNDNIKVEANSSDTATESKKQTKDTKATKKDTNQASNDDKDKK
- a CDS encoding DUF4097 family beta strand repeat-containing protein, with protein sequence MKKYYRFSWLLLLIGLILVAVGYFHDGFQPLAGDMHSSKVYVLDNHREVQQYKVAPFKKIRVDLQDNADNVQIKSGSKYQVKVINGQKNHLIKTYVNNKQELVVQDQGRYFYYVSVGLKSPQIQITVPRDQVLQSVQGNLQDGQLSLTDLQTQRLVLRADNSRINLQQLQVLQADSDFHLSDSQLHMQNSNLKKAKLNVDDSHLQFNNSQLQLHGRLSDSVCRLKQVKLLGTSKIQMKDSKFRLAQMTLPLNYQFKLKDTSIRQKGRRLRHNPYAKQIQVQPCLVVRSDDSFISMY
- a CDS encoding DUF1700 domain-containing protein gives rise to the protein MKSIIKDYLAQLTKELAALPTDERQEVVGFYQEFILDAGFDQKDLLEDELGTPKQLAHKILADYSLSSTALLPAVVEPQNPKEKLLKGGTSRRNLRIVWWIFLGMLAAPIGIPTILVVAALLLAILVVFLAIGASFVAVVLSLFLSSLFIIFRFTIPLLTTNWAVACFYLGIAAIMMAISLLCMPLIIKFARFLTTQCVTFARYLGRKFLKKRYFRQKSQQQGDY
- a CDS encoding PadR family transcriptional regulator gives rise to the protein MAIQVPARLLDGTVLSFLKTEDLYGYALTQQVQAVLDISESTIYPVLRRLKKGGYLDTYDQPYLGRNRRYYRLTDTGQALFWEIKAEWQKFSDGINQVMEVNENEVDH